The proteins below come from a single Erythrobacter sp. SG61-1L genomic window:
- the tpiA gene encoding triose-phosphate isomerase produces the protein MAQRPYIVGNWKMHGTRAMLAEARAIDRAAERLIKAEVAIAPPYTLIHAIRKEASLIGVGAQDCHQAEGGAHTGDISAAMLKDAGAGFVIVGHSERRSDHGETDAVVKAKACAGLHAGLQVILCVGESEADRDAGKAEQVVCAQIAASLPEGSDYAEKMTIAYEPVWAIGTGRTPSLEEIGQMHGAIRSQLVEIFGAAGAEIRILYGGSVKAENAADILHVAEVGGALVGGASLTAESFLGIIVAAAERTDS, from the coding sequence ATGGCCCAGCGCCCCTATATTGTCGGCAATTGGAAGATGCATGGCACGCGCGCCATGCTGGCCGAAGCCCGCGCGATCGATCGCGCGGCAGAACGCCTTATCAAGGCGGAGGTGGCGATCGCGCCGCCCTATACACTGATTCACGCAATCCGTAAGGAAGCCTCGCTGATCGGCGTTGGCGCGCAGGATTGTCACCAGGCTGAAGGCGGTGCCCACACGGGTGATATTTCAGCGGCAATGCTGAAGGATGCCGGTGCCGGATTCGTCATCGTCGGTCACAGCGAACGCCGTTCCGACCATGGTGAGACGGACGCGGTGGTGAAGGCCAAGGCCTGCGCCGGGCTCCATGCGGGGCTTCAGGTCATTCTCTGCGTCGGCGAAAGCGAAGCGGATCGCGATGCAGGCAAGGCCGAACAGGTCGTGTGCGCACAGATCGCGGCGTCCCTGCCGGAAGGCAGCGACTATGCCGAAAAGATGACCATTGCCTATGAGCCTGTCTGGGCTATCGGCACCGGCCGTACTCCTTCCCTGGAAGAAATTGGCCAGATGCACGGCGCGATCCGCAGCCAGCTGGTTGAAATCTTCGGCGCGGCAGGCGCGGAAATTCGCATCCTCTACGGCGGTTCTGTGAAGGCAGAAAACGCGGCAGACATCCTCCATGTTGCAGAAGTGGGCGGTGCACTGGTCGGTGGGGCGAGCCTTACGGCGGAAAGCTTCCTCGGCATCATCGTCGCCGCGGCGGAACGCACCGACAGCTGA
- a CDS encoding SurA N-terminal domain-containing protein → MLQLFRTFMNSKTGVIVTLAALALIALAFAVGDVANTGSFGGVAGGDRVAIVGKHKISTSELNSAVRNEFDNMRRSNPTLTMEAFVANGGVEKVLDRLIDRTVLAEFAKEEGLRSGERLIGSQIALIPAFTGPDGKFSQDAYRAAIAQQGLTDTQVREDIESGLLVRQVISPVLSNGTLPPSLVKHYAALLREKRHGSIGLLLSDAYAPAKAPSDAQVSEFYNANKARYMRPERRVIRYATFDASAVKNVPEPTDAEIAARYKRDSAQYAPTEKRRLTQLVASTDAVAKAIRDEIAKGKSLDVAAREKGLQVAQVGPFTQAEYSAQTSSAVAQAAFGAQNGQLAPTTRGGLGFYIIRVDGIERTPGRTIDQVRAEIRTALLAEKHRQAIADLSAGVEEEFDGGSSLAEVAKTLQVQVQTTPEVIGTGAVYMKPGETAPPILGRALSTAFQMEEGQPQLAEIEPGKTFLIYDVSKIVPAAAAPLSEVREMVVNGWRRAEGDKQAKLAADRVMKAVAKGDTIAAALAKEKVKLPPVDAINMSREDLAKLGGRVPPVLALAFSMAEGTVKRLEAPNDNGWFVVKLDDIEPGQIAPNDPLLAQVGDQLGQTLGDEYAGQFARAATDAIGVERNKAAIEAVKKQLLGRN, encoded by the coding sequence ATGCTTCAGCTGTTCCGGACTTTCATGAATTCCAAGACCGGCGTGATTGTCACGCTGGCTGCCCTTGCGCTGATCGCGCTGGCCTTCGCCGTTGGCGATGTGGCCAATACCGGCTCTTTCGGCGGCGTCGCCGGCGGGGACCGGGTGGCAATCGTCGGCAAGCACAAGATCAGCACCTCCGAGTTGAACTCGGCCGTGCGCAACGAATTCGACAATATGCGCCGCAGCAACCCCACGCTGACGATGGAGGCCTTCGTCGCCAACGGCGGTGTGGAAAAGGTGCTGGACCGTCTGATCGACCGGACTGTTCTGGCCGAATTCGCGAAGGAAGAAGGTCTGCGTTCGGGCGAGCGCCTGATCGGCAGCCAGATTGCCCTTATCCCTGCCTTCACCGGCCCTGATGGCAAGTTCAGCCAGGATGCCTATCGCGCGGCCATCGCCCAGCAGGGGCTGACCGACACGCAGGTACGCGAAGACATCGAATCCGGCCTGCTTGTCCGCCAGGTCATAAGCCCGGTTCTGTCCAACGGCACTCTGCCGCCTTCGCTGGTGAAGCATTACGCCGCGCTGCTGCGCGAAAAGCGCCATGGTTCCATCGGCCTGCTGCTGAGTGACGCCTATGCGCCCGCAAAGGCACCAAGCGATGCCCAGGTGAGCGAATTCTACAACGCCAACAAGGCCCGCTACATGCGCCCCGAACGGCGCGTTATCCGCTATGCAACTTTCGATGCGAGCGCAGTGAAGAACGTGCCCGAGCCGACGGACGCGGAAATCGCTGCCCGCTACAAGCGCGACTCCGCGCAATATGCGCCGACCGAAAAGCGGCGCCTTACGCAACTGGTCGCCTCAACAGATGCCGTCGCCAAGGCCATTCGCGACGAAATCGCCAAGGGCAAGTCGCTGGATGTCGCAGCGCGTGAAAAGGGCCTGCAGGTCGCTCAGGTTGGTCCATTCACTCAGGCGGAATATTCTGCGCAGACTTCCTCCGCCGTGGCGCAGGCCGCTTTCGGCGCGCAAAACGGCCAGCTTGCGCCGACCACGCGCGGCGGATTGGGCTTCTACATCATCCGTGTCGACGGCATTGAACGCACTCCCGGCCGCACGATTGACCAGGTGCGCGCAGAGATTCGCACCGCCTTGCTCGCCGAGAAGCATCGCCAGGCGATCGCCGATCTGAGCGCAGGCGTCGAAGAAGAGTTCGACGGTGGCTCCAGCCTTGCTGAAGTGGCCAAGACCTTGCAGGTCCAGGTCCAGACTACCCCCGAAGTGATCGGCACCGGCGCTGTCTACATGAAGCCCGGCGAGACCGCCCCGCCGATTCTGGGCCGTGCGCTGTCCACCGCATTCCAGATGGAAGAAGGGCAACCCCAACTTGCCGAGATCGAACCGGGCAAGACCTTCCTGATCTACGACGTCAGCAAGATCGTTCCGGCCGCTGCCGCACCGCTTTCCGAGGTCCGCGAAATGGTCGTCAATGGCTGGCGCCGGGCAGAAGGCGACAAGCAGGCCAAGCTTGCGGCCGACCGCGTGATGAAGGCCGTGGCCAAGGGCGACACGATTGCCGCCGCGCTCGCCAAGGAAAAGGTGAAGCTGCCCCCGGTCGATGCCATCAATATGAGCCGCGAGGATCTCGCCAAGCTCGGTGGCCGCGTGCCGCCGGTGCTGGCTTTGGCCTTCAGCATGGCCGAAGGCACGGTGAAGCGGCTTGAGGCCCCGAACGACAATGGCTGGTTCGTGGTGAAGCTCGACGACATCGAGCCAGGCCAGATCGCGCCGAACGATCCGCTGCTGGCGCAGGTTGGCGATCAGCTGGGCCAGACGCTGGGCGATGAATATGCCGGGCAATTTGCCCGCGCAGCAACAGACGCAATTGGCGTTGAACGCAACAAGGCGGCTATCGAAGCCGTCAAGAAGCAACTGCTGGGCCGCAATTGA
- a CDS encoding phosphodiester glycosidase family protein, giving the protein MGAALALTSCGGALPGAGDIAPELKPGCQETRFEEVPLTVCVADPQLHTIRTALAPETEAGGGPPWRSLAAFAANRSPEAPQVMFAFNAGMFDDDGQPIGYYVENGEKVHSLSRKAGPGNFHMLPNGVFFGRGGKWEVRSTEDFFSSVTNRPDFGTQSGPMLVVDGELHPGIQDDGASLRIRNAVGVEDTGRAIFVISDQPISFGKLARYYRDVLKVRNALFLDGTVSQLWNPQSKRLDNTFPIGPLIMVERRTETPAKP; this is encoded by the coding sequence ATGGGGGCGGCGCTTGCGCTCACCTCCTGCGGCGGCGCGCTTCCCGGCGCAGGCGATATTGCGCCCGAACTGAAGCCCGGCTGCCAGGAAACCCGGTTCGAAGAGGTGCCGCTGACCGTTTGCGTCGCAGATCCCCAACTGCACACGATCCGCACCGCCCTTGCCCCTGAGACCGAAGCCGGCGGCGGCCCGCCCTGGCGCAGCCTTGCCGCCTTTGCCGCCAACCGCTCGCCAGAGGCGCCGCAGGTCATGTTCGCCTTCAATGCGGGCATGTTCGACGACGATGGCCAGCCCATCGGCTATTATGTCGAGAATGGGGAGAAGGTCCATTCGCTCAGCCGGAAGGCCGGTCCGGGCAATTTCCACATGCTGCCCAATGGCGTGTTCTTCGGCCGTGGCGGCAAGTGGGAAGTGCGCAGCACGGAAGACTTCTTCTCAAGCGTCACCAATCGCCCCGATTTCGGCACCCAGTCCGGCCCGATGCTGGTGGTGGACGGCGAATTGCATCCCGGCATTCAGGATGACGGCGCATCGCTGCGCATCCGCAACGCCGTGGGGGTGGAGGATACGGGCCGCGCGATCTTCGTGATTTCGGATCAGCCCATCAGCTTCGGCAAGCTGGCCCGCTATTATCGCGATGTGCTGAAAGTCAGGAACGCGCTGTTCCTCGACGGGACGGTTTCCCAATTGTGGAACCCGCAGAGCAAGCGGCTGGACAACACTTTCCCCATCGGCCCCTTGATCATGGTCGAAAGGCGGACGGAAACCCCGGCCAAGCCCTAG
- the secG gene encoding preprotein translocase subunit SecG, translating to MSLFLFLTVVQAIVAAALVGVVLMQRSEGGGLGMGGGGSPAGIMSARGAADFLTRATTILATLFVVLSIVLAALAVGTTSNREVDATLDRTVTPEKNAQSDLLGAAAAPTAAPSDAASGSAQPASSDPLQGAAQ from the coding sequence ATGTCGCTTTTCCTGTTCCTTACGGTCGTTCAGGCCATTGTGGCTGCCGCGCTTGTGGGCGTGGTGCTGATGCAGCGTTCCGAAGGCGGCGGCCTCGGCATGGGTGGTGGCGGTAGCCCGGCCGGGATCATGTCGGCACGCGGCGCCGCGGATTTCCTGACCCGCGCGACGACTATTCTTGCAACTCTGTTCGTGGTGCTCAGCATCGTCCTTGCGGCACTTGCCGTTGGGACCACGTCGAACCGCGAAGTCGACGCGACGCTGGATCGCACCGTCACGCCCGAAAAGAACGCCCAGTCGGATCTGCTCGGCGCGGCGGCTGCACCTACTGCTGCTCCGTCCGATGCGGCAAGCGGTTCGGCTCAGCCTGCCAGCAGCGATCCGTTGCAGGGCGCAGCGCAGTAA
- a CDS encoding aminodeoxychorismate/anthranilate synthase component II, with protein MILVIDNYDSFTWNLVHYVMELGAEVKVVRNDALTAAEALATGAQGFLLSPGPCTPNEAGISLDLVAACAEAKKPLLGVCLGHQSIGQYFGGKVVRGGLMHGKTSPVRHDNTGVFEGLPSPFIATRYHSLIVTDIPDDLVVNATADDEFVMGFRHRELPIHGVQFHPESIATEHGHDLLANFLKICGINATAMA; from the coding sequence ATGATCCTCGTTATCGACAATTATGACAGCTTCACCTGGAACCTGGTCCATTACGTGATGGAACTGGGCGCCGAAGTGAAGGTCGTCCGCAACGATGCGCTGACCGCAGCCGAAGCGCTGGCAACCGGTGCGCAGGGCTTCCTGCTTTCGCCCGGCCCCTGCACGCCGAATGAAGCGGGCATCAGCCTCGATCTCGTGGCGGCATGTGCCGAAGCGAAGAAGCCGCTGCTGGGCGTATGCCTGGGCCACCAGTCCATTGGCCAGTATTTCGGTGGCAAGGTGGTGCGCGGCGGGCTGATGCACGGCAAGACCTCGCCCGTGCGGCATGACAATACCGGCGTGTTCGAAGGCCTGCCCTCCCCCTTCATCGCCACGCGTTATCACTCGCTGATCGTCACTGACATTCCCGACGATCTGGTAGTGAACGCCACGGCAGACGATGAATTCGTGATGGGCTTCCGCCATCGCGAATTGCCGATCCACGGCGTGCAGTTCCATCCGGAAAGCATCGCCACGGAACATGGACACGATCTGCTGGCCAACTTCCTCAAGATCTGCGGCATCAACGCCACCGCAATGGCATGA
- the trpE gene encoding anthranilate synthase component I: MTLSGALPDNAASARAALAEGRPALVWRKLVADTETPVGAALKLIVPGRGDFLLESVEAGETRGRYSLLGLDPDLMFRATGAACEVNRAWQHDRDAFEALPGDSFEELRTLSATCRIEMPKELPQALACLVGYFAYETIGLVEELPRAPQSELAVPDILISRPTVTLVFDRLSDELFCISPIWSAADPDRAIELAGEKIDSTLRRLAGAIPGPVKDASLPDMELTPVMPHGLYESMVAKAKGYIEAGDIFQVVLAQRFTCPFPLPPLALYRALRRVNPSPFLYFLDLPGFAVVGSSPEILVRVRHGEVTIRPIAGTRPRGKTDEEDRANEESLLADAKERAEHLMLLDLGRNDVGRVASKGSVKVTASFTIERYSHVMHIVSNVVGKLSPDHDALDALFAGFPAGTVSGAPKIRACEIIAELEPESRGPYAGGVGYFGPDGSIDSCIVLRTAVVKDGVMHVQAGAGIVADSDPAYEQAECRHKAGALIAAAREAARVASEPDFGQ, translated from the coding sequence ATGACACTTTCGGGAGCATTGCCTGACAACGCCGCATCGGCTCGTGCCGCCCTTGCCGAGGGACGGCCCGCGCTGGTGTGGCGCAAGCTCGTCGCTGATACGGAAACTCCGGTTGGCGCCGCGCTGAAACTGATCGTTCCGGGACGGGGCGATTTCCTGCTGGAGTCAGTCGAAGCCGGCGAGACGCGCGGGCGCTACAGCCTGCTCGGGCTGGACCCCGATCTGATGTTCCGTGCCACCGGCGCCGCCTGCGAAGTCAATCGTGCGTGGCAGCATGATCGCGACGCTTTCGAGGCGCTTCCGGGTGACAGTTTCGAGGAGCTGCGCACGCTTTCGGCCACGTGCCGCATCGAGATGCCGAAGGAACTGCCGCAGGCGCTTGCCTGTCTGGTCGGCTATTTCGCCTATGAAACCATCGGCCTGGTCGAAGAACTGCCCCGCGCGCCGCAGAGCGAACTGGCGGTGCCGGACATCCTGATCTCCCGCCCGACGGTGACGCTGGTGTTCGACCGGCTGAGTGATGAATTGTTCTGTATCTCGCCCATCTGGTCTGCCGCAGACCCGGACCGTGCGATCGAGCTTGCCGGCGAGAAAATCGACAGCACCCTGCGCCGCCTGGCCGGGGCCATTCCCGGCCCGGTGAAGGACGCCAGCCTGCCCGACATGGAGCTGACCCCGGTAATGCCGCACGGGCTCTATGAAAGCATGGTGGCCAAGGCCAAGGGCTATATCGAGGCGGGCGACATTTTTCAGGTGGTGCTGGCCCAGCGCTTCACTTGCCCCTTCCCGCTTCCGCCGCTGGCGCTTTATCGCGCGCTGCGCCGGGTGAACCCTTCGCCCTTCCTCTATTTCCTCGACCTGCCCGGCTTCGCGGTGGTGGGTTCGAGTCCCGAAATCCTCGTGCGCGTGCGCCATGGCGAAGTGACGATCCGTCCCATCGCCGGCACCCGTCCACGCGGAAAGACGGATGAGGAAGACCGGGCGAATGAGGAAAGCCTGCTGGCGGATGCGAAGGAACGCGCCGAACATCTGATGCTGCTCGATCTCGGGCGCAACGATGTCGGCCGCGTGGCAAGCAAGGGCAGCGTGAAGGTGACGGCCAGCTTCACCATCGAACGCTACAGCCATGTGATGCACATCGTCAGCAATGTGGTGGGCAAGCTTTCCCCGGATCACGATGCACTCGACGCTCTGTTCGCTGGCTTCCCGGCGGGCACCGTCTCGGGTGCCCCCAAGATCCGCGCCTGCGAGATCATCGCCGAACTGGAACCCGAATCGCGCGGGCCCTATGCAGGCGGCGTCGGCTATTTCGGGCCGGACGGCTCAATCGACAGCTGCATTGTGCTGCGCACTGCCGTGGTGAAGGACGGCGTGATGCATGTTCAGGCCGGTGCGGGCATCGTTGCCGATAGCGATCCGGCCTATGAGCAGGCGGAATGCCGGCACAAGGCAGGCGCGCTGATCGCGGCGGCCCGCGAAGCAGCCCGCGTGGCGAGCGAGCCGGACTTCGGGCAGTGA